From Paraburkholderia flava, a single genomic window includes:
- a CDS encoding aminopeptidase P N-terminal domain-containing protein, with protein sequence MNQPTELPGEKTAAAPPAIDVHVDVYRGRRERVLAALRAQGGGVAIVPTAPEVMRNRDADYPYRHDSYFYYLTGFTEPEATLVLDASAHSGEPASILFCRTKNAERETWEGFRFGPEGARDAFGFDAAFAIDDIDTELPRLIADRPALHYALGASAEFDTKVRGWLDTVRARSRGGIAAPSGAHDLLPLLDDMRLFKDAHEQSIMRRAAQISALAHRRAMAVCRPGIREYELEAELLYTFRRHGAQAPAYGSIVAAGANACVLHYPAGNAIARDGDLILIDAACELDGYASDITRTFPANGRFSPAQRELYDIVLAAQQAAVDATRAGVSFEAPHDAAVRVLAQGLLDTGIVDRQRFASVDDVIAERAYTPFYMHRTGHWLGMDVHDCGDYRERSGHRDADGVLPWRTLQPSMALTIEPGLYVRAADNVPERYWNIGIRIEDDAVVTADGCELLTRDVPVDADEIEALMRDKQHGA encoded by the coding sequence ATGAACCAGCCGACCGAACTCCCGGGCGAAAAGACAGCCGCCGCGCCCCCGGCCATCGACGTCCACGTCGACGTCTACCGTGGGCGCCGCGAACGCGTGCTCGCGGCGTTACGCGCGCAGGGCGGCGGCGTCGCCATCGTGCCGACCGCGCCGGAGGTGATGCGCAACCGCGACGCCGACTATCCGTATCGGCACGACAGCTACTTCTACTACCTCACCGGTTTCACCGAACCCGAGGCGACGCTCGTGCTCGACGCGAGCGCGCACTCCGGCGAACCGGCGTCGATCCTGTTCTGCCGCACGAAAAACGCCGAGCGCGAAACGTGGGAAGGCTTCCGCTTCGGTCCCGAAGGCGCACGCGATGCGTTCGGTTTCGACGCGGCCTTCGCGATCGACGATATCGACACCGAACTGCCGCGCCTGATCGCCGACCGGCCCGCGTTGCACTATGCGCTCGGTGCATCGGCGGAATTCGACACGAAGGTGCGCGGCTGGCTCGACACGGTCCGCGCGCGCAGCCGCGGCGGCATCGCGGCACCGTCGGGTGCGCACGATCTGCTGCCGCTGCTCGACGACATGCGCCTCTTCAAGGACGCACACGAACAGTCGATCATGCGCCGCGCCGCGCAGATCTCCGCGCTCGCGCATCGTCGCGCGATGGCCGTGTGCCGTCCCGGCATCCGCGAATACGAACTCGAAGCCGAACTGCTCTACACGTTCCGTCGTCATGGCGCGCAGGCGCCCGCGTACGGCTCGATCGTCGCGGCCGGCGCGAATGCGTGCGTGCTGCACTATCCGGCAGGCAACGCGATCGCGCGTGACGGCGACCTGATCCTGATCGACGCCGCGTGCGAACTCGACGGCTACGCGTCCGACATCACACGCACGTTCCCCGCGAACGGCCGCTTCTCGCCGGCACAGCGCGAGCTGTACGACATTGTGCTCGCCGCACAGCAGGCTGCCGTCGATGCGACGCGTGCAGGCGTGAGCTTCGAGGCGCCGCACGACGCAGCCGTGCGCGTGCTCGCGCAGGGGCTGCTCGATACGGGCATCGTCGACCGGCAGCGCTTCGCATCGGTCGACGACGTGATCGCCGAGCGCGCGTACACGCCGTTCTACATGCACCGCACCGGCCACTGGCTCGGGATGGACGTGCACGACTGCGGCGACTATCGCGAACGCAGTGGTCACCGCGATGCGGACGGCGTGCTGCCGTGGCGCACGCTGCAGCCGTCGATGGCGCTCACCATCGAGCCGGGCCTCTACGTGCGCGCGGCAGACAATGTGCCTGAGCGCTACTGGAACATCGGCATCCGCATCGAAGACGACGCGGTCGTCACGGCCGACGGCTGCGAACTGCTGACGCGCGACGTGCCGGTCGATGCGGACGAAATCGAAGCGCTGATGCGCGACAAGCAGCACGGCGCGTGA